GACCCGTCGCGGAAGTCCTCCCGCGTCTCGACCGTGATCGTCGGGGCGACCTGGAATCCCGGCGGGAGCAGCTCGCCGGACTTCGGGGTGTACACGAAGCGGATGCCCTCGATGTCGTCCTGCAGGTCGGCTGGGATCGTCACGACCAGGTCGCCCTCGCCGTCGAGCTGGCCGCCCGGCAGGTCGACCCACTCCTCGCCGTTCCAGTACTGCACCTGCAGATCGGCGTTCGCCGGCACGCCCGCGACGATCTGACTGGCGTCGAACGTGTTCCAGAACGGCGTCACCGGGTCGCCGGGTTGCGGGTCGGCCGGGTCGCTCACGATCAGCACCTCGGAACCGATCGTCGAGGGATTCGGCTGCTGGTCGTTCACGTTCGCGAGGAAGCTCACGTCGGTCGTCGTGCCGGGCACCGCCCAGACCTCGTCGCGCGCGATGTTCTTCTCGATCGTCGTCGAGACCCGGCCGGGCTGCCGCGTGATGTCGGCAGAGTCCTCGTCAGTGCCCGACAGCCCGACCTCGTCGGTGACGGTCGTCGTCGTGTCGTTGGTGCTCACGACGTCTTCGGTGTCGACGGGCTGCGCCGTCACCGTGAACGGCAGCGTCGCGGCGGCGTTCTGGATGATCGGGCCGGTGAAGGTCACCGTGAAGCCGACGACGCCCTCCGTCGTCGGATCAGGCAGGGTGTTCGGGGCGTCTGCCGTGAGGGTCTCCTCGGTGCCGTCGTCGTAGACGTACGTCACCGAGGCCCCGGTGGCGTTCGGCGGCCACACGACGCCGTCGGTGAACCCGTCGAAGTCGAGGCCCTGCTCACCGAGGTCGGGCGAGCCCGGCGTCGGCTCCTGGATGACCATGGAGGTGACGGGGCGGAACCCGTTGGTCGACGTGATCGTCGCGGTGGTCTGCTGGCCGGCGAGCAGGTTCGGATTCGCGAACGACTTCGTCGTCTCGACGAACGGTCCGGTGTTCGAGACCACCGCATCACCCGGGGCGGTCTTCGGCACGCTCGAGTCGCCGTGCACGACGATGTTCGACGACGCGGTGTTGGGCACCTCCACCGCCTGGTCCCTTGGAATGGTCTCGACAGTCTCGTTCGTCTCGGCGCCGATGCCGATGGATGCCTCCTCGCCTGCGGGCGTCGGCGGCAGCTGGCCGGTCGTCGAGCTGAAGGTGAAGCGCAGTCCCTTCACGTCGGAGAGCGGGTCGACCTCGGGGATACCCGAGGTGTCGGCGGGAATCGCGCCCGAGTAGTCCTGATGCCACACGCCGTCGGCATCGAGCCACTCGACCGAGACCTGGTCGGCGCCCGCCGGCGGAGTGATCGAGGTGATGCCGGTGAAGTCGAAGTAGGTGTCGAACGGGCTCGCGACGCCATCTGCCGGGTCCTGCACGACGATCTCGTCGACCGAGCGGTTCGAGGCGTTGCCGCCGCCGATCGTGTAGTCGACGGGCTGGCCGGGCAGCGCGGGGATGCCGGGCGCGCCGTCGGGCTGGTGGTCGTCGACCGATTTCTGCACGGTCGAATCGAGCACCTCGGGCACCTCGAGCGTGATCGTCGCCGAGGCATCCTTCGACAGCGCGTTGGTGCCGGTCGCCGAAGCCGTGTTCGTGATGCTCGCACCGTTGTAGTCGGCGCTGATGTCATCGGGCACCTGCACGAAGACCGTGATCGAGGCCTTGGTTCCGGCCGGCTGGCCGATGCCGGCACCGCCCTGCGTGGTGAAGTCGACCGTGAAGTCCGATGGACCGACCGCCGCCGTGCTCGTGCCGCCACCGCTCACGGAGACGGCGGGGCTCACCGATGGATCGAAGATCAGGGGCGCCGGCAGCGTGTCGTTGAGCTCCGCGCCGACGCACGTGTCGACGAGGTTGCTGTTGCAGGTCAGCTCGATCGTGTAGCTGAACTGCTCGCCCGGCTCGTACGGCGAGGTGTCGGGGTTGACGCTCTTCGTGAGGAGGAAGACGGCGTCATCCGGTGCGGCGACGGCCGGCAGCACGGCCGGAGTCGTGAGCCCGATCGCGAACACGACTGCCACGACGCCCGCGAGCGTACGACGGATGATCGACATCTTCTCCCCTTCGCCCTCGGCCATGCGACCGCCCCTGGGCTGTATCGGGTGCCCGTCGAAGGGACACCCGATTCGACCCTATCGAGGACGTACGGGGGGAGGAAAGGGCTCGCCGACAGCCGTCGGCGTTCGGCGCGTCAGCGCGTGTCGCGTGTCGCGTGTCGCGTGTCGCGTCAGCCGAGCAGGTCGTGCAGGGTGACGATCTCGTCGCGGCCGGGGCCGACGCCGATCGCCGAGATGCGCGAACCGCTCATCGCTTCGAGCTCGCGCACGTACGACTGGGCGTTGGCGGGCAGGTCGGAGAACTCGCGGGCACCCGAGATGTCCTCGGTCCAGCCGGGGAACTCCTCGTAGATCGGCTTCGCGTGGTGGAAGTCGGACTGCGAGACGGGCACCTCGTCGAAGCGCTGGCCGTCGACGTCGTACGCGACGGCGACGGGGATGCGCTCGATGCCGGTGAGCACGTCGAGCTTGGTGAGCACGAAGTCGGTGACGCCGTTGATGCGCGACGCGTACCGCGCGATGGGGGCGTCGTACCAACCGGTGCGGCGCTTGCGCCCCGTCGTCGTGCCGAACTCGTGACCCTGTTCGGTGAGGAAGTCGCCCCACTCGTCGAAGAGCTCGGTCGGGAACGGGCCGGCGCCGACACGGGTCGTGTAGGCCTTGATCACCGCGATGACCCGGTCGATCTTGTTGGGCGCGATGCCCGAACCGGTGATCGCGCCGCCGCTCGTCGCGTTCGACGAGGTGACGAAGGGGTAGGTGCCGTGGTCGACGTCGAGCATCGTCGCCTGGCCGCCCTCGAAGAGCACGGTCTCGTCGCGCTCGAGCGCCTGGTGCAGCAGCAGCGCGGTGTCGGTGACCATCGGACGCAGACGGTCGACGTACGACAGCAGCTCGTCGACGATCTCGTCGACGGAGATCGCCCGACGGTTGTAGATCTTCACGAGCAGGTGGTTCTTCTGGTCGAGCGCGCCCTCGACCTTCTGCCGCAGGATGTTCTCGTCGAACAGGTCCTGCATGCGGATGCCGACGCGGTTGATCTTGTCGGCGTAGGCGGGGCCGATGCCGCGACCGGTCGTGCCGATCTGGCGCTTGCCGAGGAACCGCTCGGTCACCTTGTCGAGCGTGCGGTGGTACTGCGTGATGAGGTGGGCGTTGGCCGAGATGCGCAGCTTCGAGACGTCGACGCCTCGCGCTTCGAGGCCCTCGAGCTCTTCGAAGAGCACCTCGACGTCGACCACGACGCCGTTGCCGATGACGGGCGTGACGCCGGGCGTCAGGATGCCCGACGGCAGCAGGTGCAGGGCGTACTTCTCGTCGCCGATGACGACGGTGTGGCCGGCGTTGTTGCCGCCGTTGAACTTGACGACGTAGTCGAGGCGCGAGCCGAGCAGGTCGGTCGCCTTGCCCTTGCCCTCGTCGCCCCACTGTGCACCGATGAGTACGGCCGCGGGCATGTCAGTCCTCTCCTGCCGCCGCGTCGGTCGCGGCGGGTTCTGCAATCGGGTCGCCGACGATCGCCTCAGCGGATGCCGCGGGCTCGAACAGCACCGCAGCACCGCCCACGATCGTGATCAGCTGGGTCGGCGTGAACTCGGAAGCGATGCGCGCCGGGGCCTCGGGGTCGGCGGTGGCGAGCTCATCGGCGAGTCGGGCGGCGCGCTCGTCGAGGCCGAGGCCCTCGGCTGCACGCCGCTGAGTGTCGAGGGCGCGCAGATAGGCGCGGTTGGGCTCGTCGGACCACGAGACCGGGTCGCCCGGCTGCCAGCCGCCGGCGGTGAGCTGCTCACGGGCGAGGTCGGCGGCGACGGAGGCGAAGGCGAAGGACTCGAGCGTTCGCCCCTCGGAATCGGCGAGGTCGGCGAGTTCGGTCCAGGCGAGCGGCGACGACGGATGTCCCGTGACGACCGCCGCGACCGACGCCCGATCGCCGTCGGCGATCGCCTGGCGCACCTCTGGTTCATCGGCGAGCGAGGGCTCGGGCTCCGGTGCTGATTGGTCTGGAGTCACACTCAACCTTATCGCGGGGGCACTCACGGGTTGAGGAGGAGCGAACCGGCTTCTCGAAACCCACGAGGGGCCGGACCATTCGGTCCGACCCCTCGCTGCGAATCCGCTCGGACTGCTACTGCACGACGTTGAGCGCGTTGATGTTACCGGCTCCGTAGAAGCCGTTGCGCTCACCACCGGTGCAGACGGCCGGCCATCCCGGGCGCGGTTCGAAGACGCCGTCGGGGCACGGCAGCGACTCGGAGGTGCGCTCGAGCAGCGAGGCGAGTGCGCCCGGCTTCATGCCCGGGTGCGCCGACACGGCGAGCGCCGCGACGCCGGCCACGTGCGGGCCCGCCATCGAGGTGCCCTGCTTGTAGCCCCAGCCGCCGCCCGGGTAGACGGTCGAGAGCACGCCGTCGGAGGGGGTCGACGAGACGCCGCCGGTGCGGAAGCGGGTGTCACCGCCGGGAGCCGTCACATCGACGACGCCGAGGCCGTACGACGAGTAGTAGCTCTTCTGCTCGTTCGGGCCGACGGCCGAGACCGTCACGACGCCCGGCGCCTCAGCAGGCAGGTCGCGGCACGCGCCCGTGATGGTGCGATCCTCGACCGGGTAGCTGCCGTCGTTCGGGCTCGACGAGTCGATGAACTTGTGCTGCAGGTCGACGTTGCTGTTGCCCGCCGAGGCCACCGTGAGGGTGCCCTGCGCCGTGGAGTACGCGAGTGCGCGCTGCACGGCCTGCCACACCGGTCGCTGACGCGGGTCGTTCACGCAGTTGAACTCCCACGGGTCGATGAAGTAGCTGTTGTTGGTGACGGGCATGTCGTGGTCGGCCGCCCACAGGTAGCCGCAGATCGCGGCCTCGGGGTAGATGAAGCCGTCGTCGTCGACGACCTTGACCGAGGCGACCTTCACGCCCGGAGCGACGCCCGCGATGCCCACGCCGTTGATGGCAGCGGCGATCGTGCCGGCGACGTGCGTGCCGTGGTCGGAGGTGGTGGGGCTCCATGCCGCTTCACTCGTGTCGGCCACGCCGCCGATGCACGAGGCGCTCTGGTCCTTCGCGACCTGCGTCGCGAGGTCGGGGTGGGTCGCGTCGATGCCCGAGTCGAGCACGCCGACGACGACCGACGGGTCACCCGTCGTGATCTCGTGCGCCTGGTCGACATCGATCTGGGTCATGTCCCATTGCAGACCCCAGTACTGCTCGCCCGTCGGGTCGCCGGCGGCGTCGACCGCGGATGCGTCGAGGGCGACGGACTCCTCGTCGTCGACGAGCGTCGTGCCGAGCCCCTCGGTCGAGGCGACGGATTGGACGCCCGCTCCCGCGACGGAACTCGCGAAGGCCGTGTTCGTCGAGCGCACGACGAGCACGCCGATCTGGTCGTACGAGGCCACGACCGTGCCTCCGGCAGCGGCGACGCGTGCCGCCGCCTTCGCGACGCTCTTGCCCTGCGGCGCGAGCACGAGGTAGCCGGTCTCCGGCCCGGTGGCCGCGGCAGGCGCCGCCACTGCGGGTGCCGCAGCCGCCCCGATGAGGCCGATCGCCAGGGCGGCTGCTGAGGCCACCCCGACCAGTCTGGATTTGTTCATCCCTGTCTCCGTTCGACACGAGTGGAGTACCGCCGGCCGGGTCGGCAGGCGGACCGGCCCGTCCAGAGGGTGCGACGAGCGGAGGCAACGTTGATGCCGCGCGGCCGGTGGCGCGAGTCTATTGCCGAAGGTGCGGCAGGGCTAGGGCGAGCCGACGACGCACCGCAGCAGGAGGGCGCGACCGGCAAGTAGGCTGGTGGGCATGTCGAAAGTCCTCTCCAGCCTGCCCGTCGGCGAACGCGTCGGCATCGCCTTCTCCGGCGGCCTCGACACCTCGGTCGCGGTCGCGTGGATGCGCGAGAAGGGTGCAGTGCCCTGCACCTACACGGCCGACCTCGGCCAGCCCGACGAGCCCGACGTCGAGGCCGTTCCCGGCCGCGCCATCGAGTACGGCGCCGAGATCTCGCGCCTCGTCGACTGCCGGGCCGCGCTCGTCGAAGAGGGCCTCGTCGCGCTGCAGTGCGGCGCCTTCCACATCCGCTCGGGCGGCAAGGCGTACTTCAACACGACCCCGCTCGGCCGCGCCGTCACCGGCACGCTGCTCGTGCGCGCGATGCTCGAAGACGGCGTCGACATCTGGGGCGACGGCTCGACCTACAAGGGCAATGACATCGAGCGGTTCTACCGCTACGGCCTCATGGCCAACCCGCGCCTGCGCATCTACAAGCCGTGGCTCGACGCCGACTTCGTCACCGAGCTCGGCGGCCGCGCCGAGATGAGCGAGTGGCTGCAGCAGCGCGATCTGCCGTACCGCGCCTCCGCCGAGAAGGCGTACTCGACCGACGCGAACATCTGGGGCGCGACGCACGAGGCCAAGGTGCTCGAGGAGCTCGACGCCGGCATCACCACGGTCGAGCCGATCATGGGCGTGAAGTTCTGGGACGAAGACGTCGAGATCGCGACCGAAGACATCACGGTGCGCTTCGAGCAGGGCCGGCCGGTCGCGCTCGACGGCGTCGTCTTCGATGACGCCGTCGCACTCGTGCTCGAGGCGAACGCCATCGGGGGCCGCCACGGCCTCGGCATGAGCGACCAGATCGAGAACCGCATCATCGAGGCGAAGTCGCGCGGCATCTACGAGGCACCGGGCATGGCCCTGCTGCACATCGCCTACGAGCGCCTCGTGAACGCGATCCACAACGAAGACACGATCGCGAACTACCACAACGAGGGTCGCCGCCTCGGGCGCCTCATGTACGAGGGCCGCTGGCTCGACCCGCAGTCACTCATGCTCCGCGAGTCGATCGTGCGCTGGGTCGCCTCGGCCGTCACCGGCGAGGTCACCCTGCGCCTGCGCCGCGGCGACGACTACACGATCATGAACACGACGGGCCCGTCGCTCAGCTACCAGCCCGAGAAGCTCTCGATGGAGCGCGTCGGCGACCAGGCGTTCGGCCCCGAAGACCGCATCGGTCAGCTCACGATGCGCAACCTCGACATCGCCGACTCGCGCGCCCGCCTCGAGCAGTACGCGCACCTCAACCTCGTGGGCGGCGCGACCGCCGCGCTCGTCGGCGACCTCGCCGTCGGCGATGCGGCGCAGATCCTCGCGGGTCCGGCCGAGTCCGACCTCGACGTCGCGACGGATGCCGCGAACGAGGCCTCCGCGTTCGACCTCGGCACCGACTGACGCACGAGCACCGCGGCGAGATCACTCGGGCGAGCCGTCCCCCCGGGCGGCCCACCCGAGCTGTCGATCGCTTCCCCCTGCTGATCGACCGCCGAGCCGGGCAGTTGCTCAGCTCGGAGGACGTTCCCCGGTGCAGCCGTTCTCGGCGAAGTCGGGGTCGCCACGACCCTCGAACCAGGTCGGCGTGCCGTGGTCGTCGTACCAGAAGCCCGGGTAGACGTCTTCTTCGTCCTGGTGCTTCGCGTGCGCCTTGACGACGGCGATCTTGTCGGTCTCGATGTAGACGAACGGGTTCTTGGCACTGTGCGTCGCGTGGCAGTACGGCACCTTGTGGTCGCCGTCGACCGGTGACGTCGCGTTGGCGACGGCGCCGGCTCCGAGCACGCTGATCGCGATGAACGGCACTGCGGCGAGCCCTGCCGTCAGACGGCGTGTGATGGTTGACATCGGTGAGTCTCCCCTCGACTCGGGTCTCGGGTGCCGCTGCCAGATGGAGTGACGCACCCGGTGCGAGTGCCGACGTCGCCGGTACCGCGCACACCTGAAGGGTAGGCCGATGCACACCGGCAGGCGTACCCCAAACCGGGGGACACGAACAGTGGAGCGGGCTCTCGAACAGTGGGCCCGGGTCAGGCGGCGGTCTGCTGGTGCGCCGCCACCCGCCACGAGCCGCCCTCGATGAGGTACGTCGTCGACATGCGGAGGTTCACCGTGTCGTCGCCCCGACGCGCCACCGCCCGGTAGACGAGGATGCCGGCACGATCGCCGAGCCGGATCACCGCCGGCTCGTGCAGGTGGTACTCGTCCCACGGCGGCGCGCTCCGCATCGCCGTGAGGATCTCGTCGCGCCCGAACGCGGCGCCGTCGACGATCATCAGGGCGTCGCGGGTCATGGCACGTTGGTAGTGCTCACCGCCCCGACCCTCGACGATCGCC
The sequence above is a segment of the Agromyces hippuratus genome. Coding sequences within it:
- a CDS encoding adenylosuccinate synthase → MPAAVLIGAQWGDEGKGKATDLLGSRLDYVVKFNGGNNAGHTVVIGDEKYALHLLPSGILTPGVTPVIGNGVVVDVEVLFEELEGLEARGVDVSKLRISANAHLITQYHRTLDKVTERFLGKRQIGTTGRGIGPAYADKINRVGIRMQDLFDENILRQKVEGALDQKNHLLVKIYNRRAISVDEIVDELLSYVDRLRPMVTDTALLLHQALERDETVLFEGGQATMLDVDHGTYPFVTSSNATSGGAITGSGIAPNKIDRVIAVIKAYTTRVGAGPFPTELFDEWGDFLTEQGHEFGTTTGRKRRTGWYDAPIARYASRINGVTDFVLTKLDVLTGIERIPVAVAYDVDGQRFDEVPVSQSDFHHAKPIYEEFPGWTEDISGAREFSDLPANAQSYVRELEAMSGSRISAIGVGPGRDEIVTLHDLLG
- a CDS encoding DUF3151 family protein is translated as MTPDQSAPEPEPSLADEPEVRQAIADGDRASVAAVVTGHPSSPLAWTELADLADSEGRTLESFAFASVAADLAREQLTAGGWQPGDPVSWSDEPNRAYLRALDTQRRAAEGLGLDERAARLADELATADPEAPARIASEFTPTQLITIVGGAAVLFEPAASAEAIVGDPIAEPAATDAAAGED
- the argG gene encoding argininosuccinate synthase is translated as MSKVLSSLPVGERVGIAFSGGLDTSVAVAWMREKGAVPCTYTADLGQPDEPDVEAVPGRAIEYGAEISRLVDCRAALVEEGLVALQCGAFHIRSGGKAYFNTTPLGRAVTGTLLVRAMLEDGVDIWGDGSTYKGNDIERFYRYGLMANPRLRIYKPWLDADFVTELGGRAEMSEWLQQRDLPYRASAEKAYSTDANIWGATHEAKVLEELDAGITTVEPIMGVKFWDEDVEIATEDITVRFEQGRPVALDGVVFDDAVALVLEANAIGGRHGLGMSDQIENRIIEAKSRGIYEAPGMALLHIAYERLVNAIHNEDTIANYHNEGRRLGRLMYEGRWLDPQSLMLRESIVRWVASAVTGEVTLRLRRGDDYTIMNTTGPSLSYQPEKLSMERVGDQAFGPEDRIGQLTMRNLDIADSRARLEQYAHLNLVGGATAALVGDLAVGDAAQILAGPAESDLDVATDAANEASAFDLGTD
- a CDS encoding nuclear transport factor 2 family protein; this translates as MTEITDDLPARLMHEEHAGWRAIVEGRGGEHYQRAMTRDALMIVDGAAFGRDEILTAMRSAPPWDEYHLHEPAVIRLGDRAGILVYRAVARRGDDTVNLRMSTTYLIEGGSWRVAAHQQTAA
- a CDS encoding S8 family peptidase — encoded protein: MNKSRLVGVASAAALAIGLIGAAAAPAVAAPAAATGPETGYLVLAPQGKSVAKAAARVAAAGGTVVASYDQIGVLVVRSTNTAFASSVAGAGVQSVASTEGLGTTLVDDEESVALDASAVDAAGDPTGEQYWGLQWDMTQIDVDQAHEITTGDPSVVVGVLDSGIDATHPDLATQVAKDQSASCIGGVADTSEAAWSPTTSDHGTHVAGTIAAAINGVGIAGVAPGVKVASVKVVDDDGFIYPEAAICGYLWAADHDMPVTNNSYFIDPWEFNCVNDPRQRPVWQAVQRALAYSTAQGTLTVASAGNSNVDLQHKFIDSSSPNDGSYPVEDRTITGACRDLPAEAPGVVTVSAVGPNEQKSYYSSYGLGVVDVTAPGGDTRFRTGGVSSTPSDGVLSTVYPGGGWGYKQGTSMAGPHVAGVAALAVSAHPGMKPGALASLLERTSESLPCPDGVFEPRPGWPAVCTGGERNGFYGAGNINALNVVQ